From a region of the Microbacterium sp. nov. GSS16 genome:
- a CDS encoding endonuclease domain-containing protein, giving the protein MAAFDALLTTAANYPGIKAPRPLATREEIRCRLEEWGRFSGCVRARRALDMAREGAESPKESETRVLIMDHGLPEPVMQWIVRDGGDFVARVDLAYPELKIAIEYEGDGHRTEKEQWRADIRRQRRLEDLGWIVIRLTESDLTDPSAFLGRLTRARAARLEIATA; this is encoded by the coding sequence GTGGCGGCCTTCGACGCGCTCCTCACCACCGCCGCGAACTACCCCGGGATCAAGGCACCGAGACCCTTGGCGACCCGTGAGGAGATCCGGTGCCGGCTGGAGGAGTGGGGGAGATTCTCCGGGTGTGTCAGGGCGCGTCGTGCGCTGGACATGGCGCGTGAGGGCGCCGAGTCTCCGAAGGAGTCCGAGACGCGCGTGCTGATCATGGATCACGGGCTGCCGGAGCCGGTGATGCAGTGGATCGTGCGCGACGGCGGTGATTTCGTCGCGCGCGTCGACCTGGCCTACCCCGAGCTCAAGATCGCGATCGAGTACGAGGGCGACGGGCACCGCACGGAGAAAGAGCAATGGCGTGCCGATATCCGTCGCCAACGTCGGCTCGAGGATCTCGGGTGGATCGTGATCCGGCTGACCGAGTCCGATCTGACCGACCCATCCGCGTTCCTCGGGCGGTTGACGCGTGCCCGAGCGGCGCGACTGGAGATCGCCACGGCCTGA
- a CDS encoding bifunctional o-acetylhomoserine/o-acetylserine sulfhydrylase has product MTAAENWRFETKQIHSGAAPDPVTKARATPIYQTTSYVFDNADHAANLFALAEFGNIYTRIQNPTQDVLEQRLAALEGGTGALVLSSGQAASTFAILNIAQAGDHFVASSAIYGGTYNLFKYTLAKLGVEVTFVENQDDLDEWRAAVRPNTKLFFAETIGNPKINVLDIRGVVDVAHENDVPLIVDNTIATPYLIRPFEHGADIVTHSVTKFLGGHGTTIGGAIIDGGTFAWSQHVDKFPGLTEPDPSYHGASYTTAVGDGLAYIIKARVQLLRDLGSAISPQSAWNLIQGIETLSLRIERHVQNAQEIAEWLENHDDVASVNYSGLPSSPWYAKANEYAPKGVGAVLSFELKGGVEAGREFVNSLSLFSHLANIGDVRSLVIHPASTTHSQLSPEQQLSAGVTPGLVRLSVGIENIDDLKADLDSALAAARRVAEAARA; this is encoded by the coding sequence ATGACCGCAGCCGAGAACTGGCGCTTCGAGACCAAGCAGATCCACTCGGGCGCCGCGCCCGACCCGGTCACCAAGGCCCGCGCCACGCCGATCTACCAGACCACCTCGTACGTGTTCGACAACGCCGACCATGCCGCGAACCTGTTCGCGCTGGCCGAGTTCGGCAACATCTACACCCGCATCCAGAACCCCACGCAGGACGTGCTCGAACAGCGCCTCGCCGCTCTCGAGGGCGGCACCGGAGCCCTCGTGCTTTCCAGCGGCCAGGCGGCCTCCACCTTCGCGATCCTGAACATCGCCCAGGCGGGCGACCACTTCGTGGCATCCAGCGCGATCTACGGCGGCACCTACAACCTCTTCAAGTACACCCTCGCCAAGCTCGGCGTCGAGGTGACCTTCGTCGAGAATCAGGACGACCTCGACGAGTGGCGCGCAGCCGTGCGCCCGAACACGAAGCTGTTCTTCGCCGAGACGATCGGCAACCCGAAGATCAACGTGCTCGACATTCGGGGCGTCGTCGACGTGGCCCACGAGAACGACGTGCCGCTGATCGTCGACAACACCATCGCGACGCCGTACCTCATCCGCCCCTTCGAGCACGGCGCCGACATCGTCACGCACTCGGTCACGAAATTCCTCGGCGGTCACGGCACCACCATCGGCGGCGCGATCATCGACGGCGGCACTTTCGCGTGGTCGCAGCACGTCGACAAGTTCCCCGGACTCACCGAGCCCGACCCCTCGTACCACGGCGCGTCGTACACGACCGCAGTCGGCGACGGACTCGCGTACATCATCAAGGCCCGCGTGCAGCTGCTGCGCGACCTCGGCTCTGCCATCTCGCCGCAGAGCGCGTGGAACCTCATCCAGGGCATCGAGACGCTGTCGCTGCGCATCGAGCGCCACGTGCAGAACGCGCAGGAGATCGCCGAGTGGCTCGAGAACCACGACGACGTCGCTTCGGTGAACTACTCGGGTCTGCCGTCGTCGCCCTGGTACGCCAAGGCCAACGAGTACGCCCCGAAGGGCGTCGGCGCGGTGCTGTCGTTCGAGCTGAAGGGCGGCGTGGAAGCCGGCCGTGAGTTCGTGAACAGCCTGAGCCTGTTCAGCCACCTCGCCAACATCGGCGACGTGCGCTCGCTCGTCATCCACCCCGCGTCGACCACGCACTCACAGCTCTCGCCCGAGCAGCAGCTCTCGGCGGGCGTCACGCCCGGCCTCGTGCGCCTCTCGGTCGGCATCGAGAACATCGACGACCTCAAGGCCGACCTCGACAGCGCGCTGGCTGCCGCCCGCCGCGTCGCCGAGGCCGCCCGCGCCTGA